One genomic region from Natranaerobius trueperi encodes:
- a CDS encoding IS3 family transposase → MEGFWGILKSEMYHLQKFESLKCTIEEYIDYYYNNRYKKRLKCITPLEYRNYQAQAAV, encoded by the coding sequence ATGGAAGGTTTCTGGGGGATATTGAAATCCGAAATGTATCACCTTCAAAAGTTTGAAAGTCTCAAGTGTACCATAGAAGAATATATAGATTACTACTACAATAATCGTTATAAAAAAAGATTGAAGTGCATTACACCACTAGAGTATCGTAATTATCAAGCACAAGCGGCTGTATAA
- a CDS encoding deoxyguanosinetriphosphate triphosphohydrolase — MDYRETIEENEKKVLASYATFSTNSKGRLRQEEECSIRTCFQKDRDRILHSKAFRRLKHKTQVFISPEGDHYRTRLTHTLEVAQLSRTVARALNLNEDLTEAIALGHDLGHTPFGHAGEAVLDKLVPGGFHHNFQSLRVVDYLERPGGLNLTQEVRDGIENHTGDKAPFTLEGRIVKICDRIAYINHDIDDAIRGEIISQSDLPYDSLEILGFTSNSRINSMIFDLITTSKESKDIKMSDGIRETVNRLRKFLFRKVYIGSEAKEEESKAMFVIESVYDYFRKNHDKLPVDVQTLLDTIPLERVVCDYVAGMTDRYILDLYRDIFLPKPWSFRREE; from the coding sequence ATGGATTATCGTGAAACCATAGAAGAGAATGAAAAGAAAGTATTAGCTAGTTATGCAACTTTTTCAACTAATAGTAAAGGACGATTGAGGCAAGAAGAAGAATGTTCAATTAGAACTTGTTTTCAAAAAGACAGAGATAGAATTTTACATAGTAAAGCATTCCGTAGATTAAAGCATAAAACACAGGTGTTTATTTCACCTGAAGGTGATCATTACAGGACAAGACTAACCCATACTTTAGAGGTGGCCCAATTATCTCGTACTGTAGCGAGAGCTCTTAACTTAAACGAAGATTTAACAGAAGCTATTGCCCTTGGTCATGATCTAGGACATACACCATTTGGCCATGCTGGTGAAGCAGTTCTAGACAAACTTGTTCCAGGTGGTTTTCATCATAATTTTCAAAGTTTACGTGTAGTAGATTACCTAGAACGACCAGGGGGATTAAATCTAACACAGGAAGTCAGAGATGGTATAGAAAACCATACTGGAGATAAAGCTCCTTTTACTTTAGAAGGTAGAATAGTCAAAATATGTGATCGTATAGCTTATATAAACCATGATATAGATGATGCTATAAGAGGTGAGATAATATCACAAAGTGATTTGCCTTATGACTCACTTGAGATATTAGGATTTACATCGAATTCTAGGATTAATAGTATGATTTTTGATTTAATAACTACTAGTAAAGAATCAAAAGATATTAAGATGAGTGATGGAATCAGAGAAACTGTAAATAGACTTAGGAAGTTTCTTTTTAGAAAAGTGTATATTGGGTCAGAAGCAAAAGAAGAAGAAAGTAAAGCTATGTTTGTTATCGAGTCAGTTTATGATTATTTTAGAAAAAATCATGATAAACTACCTGTTGATGTGCAAACTTTGCTTGATACTATTCCACTTGAAAGAGTAGTATGTGATTACGTGGCCGGTATGACTGATAGATATATTTTAGATCTCTATAGAGATATTTTTTTACCGAAACCGTGGAGTTTTAGAAGGGAAGAATAA
- a CDS encoding helix-turn-helix transcriptional regulator, whose translation MVIIQLSKRQEDIVNIAKENGPITGEEIASTLNLARATLRPDLSFLTMAGVLEARPKVGYYYTGKGISNVIGEVLKQKKVNEIQGLPVAVNEETSVYDAIVTLFLEDVGTLFVVDNQNILKGVVSRKDFLKITLGDNDLNKLPIGIIMTRSPNVITVKDSDSALLAAKKIQEFQIDCLPVLGKDNDKIDDELVGRISKTHLIKIIAEIDI comes from the coding sequence GTGGTAATAATTCAACTGTCTAAAAGGCAAGAAGATATTGTAAATATTGCAAAAGAAAATGGACCGATTACAGGTGAAGAAATTGCCTCAACTTTAAACTTAGCAAGAGCCACACTTAGACCTGATCTTAGTTTTCTTACGATGGCAGGCGTATTAGAGGCAAGACCAAAAGTAGGTTATTATTACACAGGAAAGGGAATCAGTAATGTTATTGGAGAAGTTTTAAAACAAAAAAAAGTGAATGAAATTCAAGGGTTGCCAGTTGCAGTAAACGAAGAAACCAGTGTGTATGATGCAATAGTTACATTATTTTTAGAAGATGTTGGAACACTCTTTGTGGTTGATAATCAAAACATATTAAAAGGAGTGGTTTCGAGAAAAGATTTCTTAAAAATAACTTTAGGAGATAATGATCTAAATAAATTACCTATTGGTATAATAATGACTAGAAGTCCAAATGTAATTACAGTCAAAGATAGTGACTCTGCTTTGTTAGCTGCGAAGAAAATACAAGAGTTTCAAATAGACTGTTTGCCTGTATTGGGAAAGGATAATGATAAAATAGATGATGAACTAGTAGGGAGAATTAGTAAAACACATTTAATTAAAATTATAGCTGAAATTGATATCTAA
- a CDS encoding pyruvate, water dikinase regulatory protein has protein sequence MTPDQTPICYIVSDSIGETAELVVKAVSSQFNAQDCEFRRIPYANDIETIKEVVQEAQHFNSLVAYTLVDPELREYMEKSTREYRIQSVDIMGPMLTSFQKLYKKSPKLEPGLVRKLDESYFKRVDAIEFAVKYDDGKDPRGILQADVTLIGVSRTSKTPLSMYLANKRIKVANLPLVPEVKPPKELFQAPKEKIIGLVIDPYKLNDIRKERLKTLGLRSQANYAKMDRILSELEFCENIIKEVGCPTIDVSNRAVEETAQKILHMIRGREENE, from the coding sequence TTGACACCAGACCAAACACCAATTTGTTATATAGTTTCCGACTCTATAGGTGAAACTGCTGAATTAGTTGTGAAAGCTGTTTCTAGCCAATTTAATGCTCAAGATTGTGAATTTAGAAGAATTCCTTATGCAAATGATATCGAAACAATTAAAGAAGTTGTACAAGAAGCTCAACATTTTAATAGTTTAGTGGCATATACGTTAGTTGATCCAGAGCTACGTGAATATATGGAAAAGAGTACCAGGGAGTATAGGATACAATCTGTTGATATAATGGGACCTATGTTAACATCTTTTCAAAAACTTTATAAGAAGAGTCCCAAGTTAGAACCTGGGCTAGTAAGAAAATTAGATGAGTCGTACTTTAAAAGAGTTGATGCAATTGAGTTTGCTGTTAAATATGATGATGGTAAAGACCCTAGAGGTATTTTACAAGCAGATGTTACTTTGATTGGTGTATCTAGAACATCAAAGACGCCACTTAGTATGTACCTTGCAAATAAAAGGATAAAAGTGGCTAATCTACCTTTAGTTCCAGAGGTTAAACCACCTAAAGAACTATTTCAGGCCCCAAAAGAAAAAATTATAGGATTAGTGATAGATCCTTATAAGCTTAATGATATAAGAAAAGAACGCCTTAAAACATTAGGGCTAAGATCACAAGCCAATTATGCCAAAATGGATAGAATCTTGTCCGAATTAGAGTTTTGTGAGAATATCATTAAAGAAGTTGGCTGTCCTACAATTGATGTAAGTAATAGAGCTGTAGAAGAAACAGCTCAAAAAATATTGCATATGATTAGGGGGAGAGAAGAAAATGAGTAA
- a CDS encoding D-alanyl-D-alanine carboxypeptidase family protein, whose product MYYTKLITKFLTTSFMVSQIFSPMTGLAQEFDIDAEAALLMEADTGRIIYEENISEKLAPASLTKIMTLVIGLEAIEEGELELDETTVTSTNAWESVSQEESQMFLNAGQEVSIEELLKGIAVVSANDACIVLAEHMYGSVDQFVDEMNAKADEIGLENTNFQDNIGLDFDDQYMSAKDVGLLSQYAIQNTPEILELESIPEFEFNDISQYNRNVLLPERDTSYSYEGTDGLKTGRTAAAGHNFVATADRNNTRYISVILGTEERNDRYSLAIDLLDYGYNNYDKVTIIEENKKIDSVPIKMGQEREVAVVSEHNLDVITETNDPDELSSELKLKQDKISAPVTQGDKLGELVIYENSEKIGSVNAIASEDVDELGFFGRILRGISNIITDALQSIRESILSFIFD is encoded by the coding sequence TTGTATTACACTAAACTAATCACAAAATTTTTAACAACATCTTTTATGGTTTCACAGATATTTTCACCTATGACAGGTTTAGCTCAGGAGTTTGACATAGATGCTGAAGCTGCTTTATTAATGGAAGCTGACACAGGAAGAATTATTTACGAAGAAAACATAAGTGAAAAATTGGCACCAGCAAGTTTGACAAAAATAATGACATTAGTTATTGGGTTAGAAGCAATAGAAGAAGGTGAGCTTGAACTAGATGAGACTACTGTAACAAGTACAAACGCATGGGAAAGTGTAAGTCAAGAAGAAAGTCAGATGTTTTTAAATGCTGGTCAAGAAGTTAGTATTGAAGAGTTGTTAAAAGGTATTGCTGTAGTTTCTGCAAATGATGCTTGCATTGTTCTAGCTGAACACATGTATGGTAGTGTAGATCAGTTTGTAGATGAAATGAATGCAAAAGCTGATGAAATAGGATTAGAAAACACCAATTTTCAAGATAATATTGGGCTTGATTTTGATGATCAATATATGAGTGCAAAAGATGTAGGGTTATTATCACAATATGCAATACAAAACACTCCAGAAATTTTAGAGTTAGAAAGTATCCCTGAATTTGAATTCAATGACATATCTCAATATAATAGAAATGTACTATTACCAGAAAGAGATACATCCTATTCGTACGAAGGAACTGATGGATTGAAAACAGGTCGAACAGCTGCAGCAGGACATAACTTCGTCGCTACTGCTGACAGAAATAACACTAGATATATATCAGTCATCTTGGGAACAGAGGAAAGAAATGATCGTTATTCCTTAGCAATAGATCTTCTTGACTATGGATACAATAATTATGATAAAGTAACTATCATCGAAGAAAATAAGAAGATTGATTCAGTACCCATTAAAATGGGTCAAGAAAGAGAAGTTGCAGTCGTAAGTGAACACAACCTAGATGTTATTACAGAAACTAACGATCCTGATGAATTAAGCTCAGAATTAAAATTAAAACAAGATAAAATTTCAGCTCCTGTAACACAAGGAGATAAGTTAGGAGAATTAGTGATATACGAAAATAGTGAAAAAATTGGGAGTGTGAACGCCATAGCTAGTGAAGATGTTGATGAGTTAGGTTTTTTTGGACGCATTTTAAGAGGAATTAGTAATATTATAACAGATGCTTTACAAAGTATCAGAGAATCAATACTATCATTTATATTCGATTAA
- the ppdK gene encoding pyruvate, phosphate dikinase gives MSKNKLIYLFSEGNKSMKTLLGGKGANLAEMMSIGLPVPPGFTVTTEACNEYYSKGGTITQDLKSEIFKALSKIEEDTDKKFGDKLNPLLVSVRSGAVISMPGMMDTVLNLGLNDETVKGLSKKTDNERFALDSYRRFIQMFGDVVLKIEHHLFEKQLDQIKKRYNVTEDTELTIEALKELIDSYKQITKAETGREFPQEPKEQLLLAIQSVFDSWNNQRAKVYRDIHDIAHDLGTAVNIQAMVFGNMGEDSGTGVAFTRNPSNGEKEVYGEFLLNAQGEDVVAGIRTPKSIDQLEKDFPKAYKQFMEVSALLEKHYQDMQDIEFTVENKKLYLLQTRNGKRTAEAAVKIAVDMYNEKLITKKSALTRVEPNQIAHLLHPQIDLEQELKVLTKGLPASPGAATGELVFDSNEAEELSSQGKKVILVRPETTPDDIHGIVAAEGILTTRGGMTSHAAVVARGMGKPCVTGCDEARVDLDNQELKVNDKIIQKGEIVSIDGSTGNLIMGSVKLTDPGLNEECQKLLKWADEIESVGVRANADTPEDAKKAREFGATGIGLCRTEHMFMGTERLPKIQEMIISDSEIEREEALEKLLPYQEQDFYEILKAMDGYPTTIRLLDPPLHEFLPNVHSVKKDLDKLINQYGENSHQVEQQRQLLNKVRSLEESNPMLGFRGCRLGILYPEIYIMQAKAIARAAKTLVDEGYTPKPEIMIPLVGHDKELVILKEMIEDVIEKHTRSEHEQKLYHIGTMLELPRACVTADEIAEHAEFFSFGTNDLTQTALGYSRDDAEGKFLAHYMQNEIIPENPFMTIDQKGVGELITTAVDKASRTKPGIKLGVCGEHGGDSQSIEFFYKVGLNYVSCSPFRVPVARLSAAQAALKLQEE, from the coding sequence ATGAGTAAAAACAAACTTATTTATTTATTTTCAGAAGGTAATAAAAGTATGAAAACATTGTTAGGCGGAAAAGGTGCTAACTTAGCTGAAATGATGAGTATTGGTTTACCTGTACCACCTGGGTTTACAGTTACTACAGAGGCATGTAATGAATATTATTCAAAAGGTGGAACTATTACTCAGGATCTTAAAAGTGAAATTTTTAAAGCCTTATCTAAGATCGAAGAAGATACAGATAAAAAATTTGGTGATAAATTAAACCCTCTATTAGTTTCAGTTCGCTCAGGAGCTGTTATATCTATGCCAGGTATGATGGATACAGTATTAAATTTAGGTCTAAATGATGAAACTGTCAAAGGATTATCAAAAAAGACTGATAATGAGAGGTTTGCACTAGATTCTTATAGACGTTTTATTCAAATGTTTGGAGATGTCGTTTTAAAGATCGAACATCACTTATTTGAAAAACAGTTGGATCAGATCAAAAAACGATACAATGTAACAGAGGACACGGAATTAACAATAGAAGCATTGAAAGAATTGATTGATAGCTATAAACAAATCACTAAAGCAGAAACTGGACGTGAATTCCCACAAGAACCAAAAGAACAGTTGCTGTTAGCTATTCAATCTGTCTTTGATTCATGGAACAATCAAAGAGCAAAAGTTTATCGAGATATTCATGATATAGCACATGATCTTGGTACAGCTGTAAATATTCAAGCTATGGTTTTTGGTAATATGGGCGAAGATAGTGGAACAGGTGTAGCCTTTACTAGAAACCCTTCTAATGGTGAAAAAGAAGTCTATGGGGAATTTTTACTTAATGCTCAAGGTGAAGATGTTGTTGCAGGAATACGAACTCCAAAATCTATAGATCAGTTAGAAAAAGACTTCCCTAAAGCTTACAAGCAATTTATGGAAGTGAGTGCGCTGTTAGAAAAACATTATCAAGATATGCAGGATATTGAATTCACTGTAGAAAACAAAAAGCTATATCTATTACAAACAAGAAATGGGAAGAGAACTGCTGAAGCGGCTGTTAAAATAGCAGTTGATATGTATAACGAAAAACTTATCACAAAAAAATCGGCTCTTACTCGTGTGGAACCTAATCAAATAGCACATTTATTACATCCACAAATTGATCTAGAACAAGAGCTGAAAGTATTAACAAAAGGGTTACCAGCTTCCCCAGGAGCAGCAACTGGAGAGTTAGTTTTTGACTCCAATGAAGCTGAAGAATTGTCCTCACAAGGTAAAAAAGTTATTTTAGTACGACCTGAAACAACTCCTGATGATATACATGGAATTGTAGCAGCTGAAGGAATTTTAACAACACGTGGTGGTATGACAAGTCATGCAGCGGTTGTTGCTAGGGGAATGGGAAAACCTTGTGTAACTGGTTGTGATGAGGCGAGAGTTGATCTTGACAATCAAGAACTTAAGGTTAATGATAAAATTATCCAAAAAGGTGAAATAGTCTCTATTGATGGTAGTACAGGAAATCTAATAATGGGTTCAGTAAAGCTTACTGATCCTGGTTTGAACGAAGAATGCCAGAAATTATTAAAATGGGCCGATGAAATTGAATCTGTAGGAGTTAGAGCAAATGCTGATACACCAGAAGATGCTAAAAAAGCTCGTGAATTTGGAGCAACTGGAATAGGTCTTTGTAGAACTGAACATATGTTTATGGGAACAGAGCGACTTCCTAAAATACAAGAAATGATTATATCAGATTCTGAAATAGAACGCGAAGAGGCGCTTGAAAAACTATTGCCATATCAAGAGCAAGACTTTTATGAAATTTTAAAAGCTATGGATGGCTATCCTACTACAATTAGATTACTTGACCCACCTTTACATGAATTTTTACCAAATGTCCATAGTGTAAAAAAAGACCTTGATAAGTTAATAAATCAATATGGTGAGAACAGCCATCAAGTTGAACAACAAAGACAACTACTCAATAAGGTTAGATCTCTAGAAGAATCTAATCCTATGCTAGGGTTCCGAGGATGTCGATTAGGGATATTATATCCTGAAATATATATTATGCAAGCAAAAGCGATAGCTCGCGCAGCAAAAACTTTAGTAGATGAGGGATATACTCCTAAGCCAGAAATAATGATCCCGTTAGTCGGGCATGATAAAGAGCTTGTAATTTTAAAAGAAATGATTGAAGATGTTATTGAAAAGCATACTCGCTCTGAACATGAACAGAAACTTTATCATATTGGTACAATGCTAGAACTCCCAAGAGCCTGTGTTACAGCTGATGAAATAGCAGAACATGCTGAATTCTTTTCGTTTGGTACAAATGACTTAACTCAGACTGCCTTAGGTTACAGTAGAGATGATGCTGAGGGGAAATTTTTAGCCCATTATATGCAAAATGAAATAATTCCTGAAAATCCTTTTATGACAATTGATCAAAAAGGAGTTGGAGAGTTAATTACGACAGCAGTGGATAAAGCAAGCAGAACTAAACCTGGAATTAAATTAGGTGTTTGTGGCGAACATGGAGGGGATTCTCAATCTATTGAGTTTTTTTATAAAGTTGGTCTTAACTATGTTAGCTGTTCCCCATTCAGAGTACCTGTAGCTCGACTATCAGCTGCACAAGCTGCATTAAAATTACAAGAGGAATAA